One genomic segment of Culturomica massiliensis includes these proteins:
- a CDS encoding cupin domain-containing carboxymuconolactone decarboxylase family protein, producing the protein MAAVTLMLLFHTGNLLNAQNMKKELRNLSAFPVGDANVQYAKFFIGRSWLARLTQNKDLNCPVSNVTFEPGCRNNWHSHTGGQLLIAVGGKGYYQEKGKAARVLFPGEIVEIAPDIVHWHGAAPDSWFSHLAIECNPQTNKNTWLEPVDDAAYAEATLQNGELSSDAARNYRQWFPDPDGTLAATDPELAEVFGNFAFGETQQCGELDTRIRILITMVSAIAMNTETEYCKTLQAALVNGISPVEIKEVLYHAVPYAGMAKVEELLAVTNEFLIGKGVPLPLESQAVTTSETRMEKGLALQKSIFGSGHIDKMYETSPANQLHFQKYLSANCFGDYQTRPALDVKTRELLTFSILISLGGCEAQVKGHIRGNLNVGNDKAILLAAVTQLLPYIGYPRTLNAVACLNEVIPENK; encoded by the coding sequence ATGGCGGCAGTAACTTTGATGTTACTGTTCCATACAGGAAATCTATTAAATGCCCAGAATATGAAAAAAGAACTCCGTAACTTAAGTGCATTTCCTGTGGGAGATGCGAATGTGCAGTATGCAAAGTTTTTTATCGGCCGGTCTTGGCTGGCTCGTCTTACCCAGAATAAGGATTTGAATTGTCCGGTGAGTAATGTTACCTTTGAGCCGGGGTGCCGGAATAATTGGCACAGTCACACGGGTGGTCAACTCCTGATAGCCGTCGGTGGCAAAGGGTATTACCAGGAGAAAGGAAAGGCCGCACGGGTATTGTTTCCCGGTGAAATCGTTGAAATTGCCCCGGATATAGTCCATTGGCACGGTGCAGCTCCCGACAGCTGGTTTTCGCATCTGGCAATCGAGTGTAATCCGCAGACGAACAAGAATACATGGCTGGAGCCCGTGGATGATGCGGCTTATGCTGAGGCCACTTTGCAAAATGGGGAACTTTCATCTGATGCTGCCCGTAATTACCGCCAATGGTTTCCGGATCCTGACGGCACGTTGGCTGCTACCGATCCCGAGCTGGCAGAGGTATTTGGTAATTTTGCTTTCGGAGAAACACAGCAATGCGGCGAACTGGATACCCGTATCCGCATTCTTATAACGATGGTCTCGGCTATTGCTATGAATACAGAAACCGAATATTGCAAGACTTTGCAGGCAGCCCTGGTCAATGGGATCAGTCCCGTCGAAATCAAAGAAGTGCTTTATCATGCTGTTCCTTACGCCGGAATGGCAAAGGTGGAGGAACTTTTAGCAGTTACCAACGAATTTCTTATCGGGAAAGGTGTGCCACTTCCTTTGGAATCCCAAGCCGTGACTACTTCCGAAACCCGTATGGAGAAAGGACTTGCCTTGCAAAAATCTATTTTTGGTAGCGGGCACATCGATAAAATGTACGAAACATCTCCTGCTAACCAGTTGCATTTCCAAAAATATCTTTCTGCCAACTGTTTCGGCGATTACCAGACCCGTCCGGCTCTGGACGTGAAAACGCGTGAATTACTTACGTTCTCTATCCTTATTTCGTTGGGTGGTTGTGAAGCACAGGTCAAAGGGCATATCCGGGGAAATCTAAATGTAGGCAATGATAAAGCTATCTTGCTGGCTGCTGTTACCCAGCTGCTTCCATACATTGGATATCCCCGTACGCTTAATGCTGTGGCTTGTTTGAATGAAGTTATTCCTGAAAATAAATAA
- a CDS encoding ferritin-like domain-containing protein, translating into MAKESVKILQGKLDVEKLISQLNAALSEEWLAYYQYWVGALVVEGAMRPDVQREFEEHANEEHQHARMIAKRIIELEGVPVLDPQKWSELARCKYDTPQDFGSVSLLKDNIASERCAILRYQEIADFTNGKDFTTCDIVKKILAEEEEHEQDLQDYLTDIARMKKSFLEK; encoded by the coding sequence ATGGCTAAAGAAAGTGTAAAAATTCTCCAAGGAAAATTGGACGTAGAAAAATTGATCTCACAGTTGAATGCTGCACTGTCTGAAGAATGGTTGGCTTACTACCAATATTGGGTAGGCGCATTAGTCGTTGAAGGTGCTATGCGTCCCGACGTACAACGTGAGTTTGAAGAACACGCAAATGAAGAACATCAGCATGCCCGGATGATAGCCAAGCGTATCATTGAATTGGAAGGAGTACCCGTTTTAGATCCGCAGAAATGGTCTGAGTTGGCAAGATGCAAATACGATACCCCCCAGGACTTTGGTTCTGTCAGCTTACTAAAAGACAATATAGCTTCTGAACGTTGTGCTATTCTGAGGTATCAGGAGATTGCCGACTTTACGAATGGAAAAGACTTTACTACTTGTGATATCGTAAAAAAGATATTGGCTGAAGAAGAAGAACATGAACAAGATCTTCAGGACTACCTGACCGATATTGCCAGAATGAAAAAATCATTTCTCGAAAAGTAA
- a CDS encoding M48 family metallopeptidase: protein MKKWILLVLVVAGIMSVGQAQIKIGNRMINTKKVLNAASNVASAITLSDEDVAALCRESVKWMDEHNPVSAPESAYSRRLDSLMQNVGDVEGLKLNYKVYEVVDINAFACGDGSIRVFSALMDMMNDDELMAIVGHEIGHVVHTDSKDAMKNAYLASAAKNAAGAAGGMLEKLTDSQLGDIAEALSGAQFSQKQELEADDYGFEFCVKHGFNPYGMANALDKLSRLSDGQKSSMFQKMFSSHPDSVKRSARMKEKAEAYVKK, encoded by the coding sequence ATGAAAAAATGGATATTACTTGTTTTGGTTGTGGCTGGAATAATGTCTGTAGGACAAGCGCAAATAAAGATCGGAAATCGTATGATCAATACAAAAAAAGTATTGAATGCTGCTTCGAATGTGGCATCGGCAATTACTTTGTCGGATGAAGATGTGGCTGCTTTGTGCCGGGAATCGGTGAAATGGATGGACGAACATAATCCGGTTTCAGCTCCTGAGTCTGCTTATTCCAGACGTTTGGATTCACTGATGCAAAACGTGGGAGATGTCGAAGGGCTGAAGCTGAATTATAAAGTTTATGAAGTGGTCGATATTAATGCTTTTGCGTGTGGTGATGGCAGTATCCGGGTATTTTCAGCTTTGATGGATATGATGAACGATGATGAATTGATGGCGATTGTGGGCCATGAAATAGGTCATGTCGTGCATACCGATAGTAAAGATGCCATGAAAAATGCATATCTTGCTTCTGCAGCAAAGAACGCTGCCGGGGCTGCCGGAGGGATGTTGGAGAAATTGACGGATTCTCAGTTGGGAGATATTGCAGAAGCCTTGTCAGGTGCACAGTTTTCACAAAAACAAGAATTGGAAGCAGATGATTATGGGTTTGAATTTTGTGTGAAACATGGTTTTAATCCTTATGGAATGGCCAATGCTTTGGATAAACTCAGTCGGTTATCGGACGGGCAAAAATCGTCTATGTTCCAGAAAATGTTCTCGAGTCATCCGGATAGTGTCAAACGTTCGGCCCGGATGAAAGAAAAAGCAGAGGCTTACGTGAAAAAATGA
- a CDS encoding deoxyribodipyrimidine photo-lyase: MKLNKLTGNNMKSERIHRLNKAPIKQGLYILYLMQTSQRLHCNLALCQAAHLANETGLPLLIVFHLKPDYPEANYRHFRFMVDGLLQCATDAIGFGIGFELSDLPEEQLYSHYLNQAAAIICDQGYLYPQQKWQTDIAANVSCLMETVEDNLIIPIASASNKAEWSARTIRPKLMKKISYFAGDAETKLPPLKYPFRNNASHNNETAERFLETTRKNKYLAPADLSSGERTAQKILNDFIENKLTDYSQNRKDPSLAGSSRLSPYLHFGQISPLQILQKINTLPYAGAFIEELLIRRELAHNFVYFTPHYDDYTILPAWSRKTLKEHRSDLRPQLYSPKELENATTTDSYWNAAMYEMQKTGFMENTMRMYWGKKIIEWSRSPEEAYTTIITLNNRYFLDGRDANSYAGVGWCFGLHDRPWPSKPIFGTVRSMTAQGLARKYDMNTYCKKFLL; the protein is encoded by the coding sequence GTGAAACTTAATAAATTGACAGGAAATAACATGAAATCCGAACGAATTCACCGGCTAAACAAAGCTCCGATCAAGCAAGGTCTGTATATATTGTATCTAATGCAGACCTCCCAACGGCTTCATTGTAATCTGGCCTTATGTCAAGCCGCACATCTAGCAAACGAAACCGGTTTACCCTTGCTTATCGTGTTTCATCTGAAACCGGACTATCCGGAAGCCAACTACCGTCATTTCAGATTTATGGTAGACGGCCTTCTCCAATGTGCGACTGATGCCATCGGATTCGGTATCGGATTCGAATTATCTGACCTGCCGGAAGAACAGCTATACTCACATTATCTCAATCAGGCAGCAGCCATTATCTGTGACCAGGGTTACCTTTATCCGCAACAAAAATGGCAGACCGATATAGCTGCAAATGTTTCCTGTCTGATGGAAACAGTAGAAGACAATCTCATCATACCTATCGCTTCGGCTTCCAACAAGGCTGAATGGAGTGCACGGACAATTCGTCCCAAACTGATGAAAAAAATATCTTATTTTGCAGGTGATGCCGAAACCAAGTTACCGCCATTGAAATACCCTTTTCGGAACAATGCCAGCCACAACAATGAAACAGCCGAACGTTTTCTCGAAACAACACGAAAAAACAAATATCTTGCACCGGCCGATCTTTCCAGCGGAGAAAGAACAGCACAGAAAATACTGAACGATTTCATTGAGAATAAACTAACGGATTATAGTCAAAATCGTAAAGATCCGTCATTAGCCGGATCTTCCCGTTTAAGCCCTTACCTGCACTTCGGACAGATTTCTCCTTTACAAATATTACAAAAAATCAATACTTTACCTTATGCCGGTGCTTTCATAGAAGAATTACTCATACGCCGGGAGCTGGCTCACAATTTTGTTTATTTTACGCCTCATTATGACGATTATACCATCCTTCCGGCCTGGAGCCGTAAAACACTGAAAGAACACCGGTCCGATCTCCGGCCACAACTCTATTCACCGAAAGAACTCGAAAATGCAACTACAACTGATTCTTATTGGAATGCAGCAATGTACGAAATGCAAAAAACCGGATTCATGGAAAACACCATGCGTATGTATTGGGGAAAGAAAATCATAGAATGGAGCCGTTCCCCAGAAGAAGCCTATACCACAATTATAACCCTCAACAACCGTTATTTTCTAGACGGACGGGACGCCAACAGCTATGCAGGAGTAGGTTGGTGTTTCGGTCTGCACGATCGTCCGTGGCCCTCAAAACCCATTTTCGGTACAGTACGAAGTATGACTGCCCAAGGATTGGCACGCAAATACGATATGAATACTTATTGCAAAAAATTTTTACTTTAA
- a CDS encoding (Fe-S)-binding protein translates to MIVNNWYVFFDFQNWRDCSSEHDWADPQGILNKGVILNSDPDAHLQSVKEMTLFSEDLHYKKADTCIECGFCEHVCPSRYVTLTPRQRLQARRIIARTGNPQLEKEYDYIGEQTCAADGMCQMPCPMGISTAVVTDAIRSKKATKTASDILHYAAGHFDAVETDLRAMLKLAVGTERVVSPYPLIWATDFLHRMFRQMPHWSAHFPMPRKLHYREETDPDYIYFPACVTRIFGASALHKDDLMTVILRIAGKAGVRVSLPAEAHGLCCSQIWEHKGNVEGQKITANRTVACFYDWSERGRIPIFCDTTSCTHTLLSETGGNILTPENQEKYKQLKIIDITQWLNEIILPKIKEIKPKNRVLLHPTCSCQIMNLTPVMLDIARKCAREVILPDNWGCCGASGDRGFIFPELSESATQDERYEISDQQFDGCYSLARTCEIVMQDHIKQPYESIVYLVDETIG, encoded by the coding sequence ATGATTGTTAATAACTGGTATGTTTTTTTTGATTTCCAAAATTGGAGGGACTGTTCTTCCGAACATGACTGGGCCGATCCACAGGGAATATTGAATAAAGGGGTGATTCTGAATTCCGATCCTGATGCTCATTTGCAGTCGGTAAAAGAGATGACGCTTTTTTCTGAAGATTTACACTACAAAAAAGCAGATACCTGTATCGAATGTGGATTTTGTGAGCATGTTTGTCCGTCCCGCTATGTCACGTTAACACCCCGTCAGCGTTTACAGGCCAGGCGGATTATTGCCCGGACAGGCAATCCGCAGTTGGAAAAGGAATATGATTATATCGGAGAACAGACCTGTGCGGCAGACGGCATGTGTCAGATGCCTTGCCCTATGGGGATCAGTACGGCTGTTGTAACCGATGCTATCCGGAGTAAAAAGGCAACGAAAACAGCATCGGATATCCTGCATTATGCCGCCGGACATTTCGATGCAGTGGAAACCGATCTGCGGGCCATGCTGAAATTGGCTGTCGGAACAGAACGTGTTGTTTCGCCTTATCCTTTAATTTGGGCGACAGACTTTCTGCACAGAATGTTCCGTCAGATGCCCCATTGGTCGGCTCATTTCCCGATGCCCCGCAAATTACATTACCGGGAAGAGACTGATCCCGATTATATTTATTTTCCGGCTTGTGTGACCCGTATTTTCGGTGCTTCAGCTTTACATAAAGACGATTTGATGACAGTCATATTGAGAATCGCCGGTAAAGCGGGAGTACGTGTAAGCCTGCCTGCTGAAGCGCATGGACTTTGCTGCTCACAGATTTGGGAACACAAGGGAAATGTTGAAGGACAGAAGATTACGGCCAACCGTACCGTTGCCTGTTTTTATGATTGGTCTGAAAGAGGACGTATTCCCATATTTTGTGATACGACATCGTGTACGCATACGCTGTTGTCCGAAACCGGAGGAAATATCCTCACACCTGAAAATCAGGAGAAATATAAGCAATTGAAAATTATAGATATTACACAATGGTTGAATGAGATTATTTTACCTAAAATAAAGGAAATCAAGCCGAAGAACAGGGTTTTATTACACCCGACCTGTTCCTGTCAGATCATGAATCTGACTCCCGTTATGCTCGATATTGCGCGGAAATGTGCCCGGGAAGTGATATTGCCTGATAATTGGGGGTGTTGCGGGGCTTCCGGCGACCGGGGATTTATTTTTCCGGAACTATCCGAATCGGCGACCCAGGATGAACGGTATGAAATTTCTGATCAACAGTTTGACGGTTGCTATTCGCTGGCACGTACTTGTGAAATCGTCATGCAGGATCATATCAAACAACCTTACGAGTCAATTGTTTACCTGGTAGATGAAACGATTGGTTGA